The genomic stretch TTTGATTCATGTAGCTCAGAACTTTTAGCTGTAATGTCGGTGTATATTGATGTAGTTATTTAGAAAGGGCGAGGTTTCTATCATATATTTGCGTGTTGTTAAAATATAGGATACAGAATGATGTTTCTGTTACTGCTTGTCAGCTTCTTATAGTTATGGTGATTTGTGTAGGCGCTGATGAAGGTTTGTATGCTTGGGTTGTGGCAAATTATGCTTTTGGCACTCTTGGAGGTGACCCTAAATTAACAACTGGGATTATTGAACTTGGTGGAGCCTCTGCTCAGGTATTGTTGTCCATGTTACTCTCAACAAAACATGTGACTGATTTGAGCTTCGTGTGAAAGTTTATCTGCGAGCTTGATTTCTGATGTTAAGTTGTACTATCGCTTGTAGGTAACATTTGTTTCAAGTGAGCCAGTACCCTCTGAGTTCTCTCATACTCTCGAATATGGGAATTCAACTTACAATCTCTATAGCAATAGCTTGCTCCACTTTGGTCAGGTAGCCTACTTTATCTAGTAGACTAGTACAGTATTATAATTTGGTGTTGGTGATTCTTTGTAAAGAGCTTCTGTAGGTACTGCAAATGACTTTATATTAAGATTGGTGCATATGGAAAATTAAAAAGAATCGGCCTTGTTGAGGAGGAGTGTTGTATTAGGAAGCACAATGTTTTTAAGAATCGTGCGATCTGGCTTTTTAATTTTGCAAATTCAGTATCTTTCTCCGTAATTGTGTCCCTTGTGTATGACCATACTGGGCATGAGTTTCTGCCTGTATATTTGACTTCACCTCTCTTGTCCCAGAATGTAGCTTTCGCGTCCATGAAAGACTTGCTTGTTTCGACCGGCTCAAAGTTGTGTAAGTCCATTTTACTCAAGTCGTTTTCTACTTTCAGTTGATTGTTTAGCCATTTTACTAAAGTCGCTTTTATTTATGCTTCAAATGAAAATATAACCAAAATTTGGTTTGATGCCGTATCGATCACATAGTTGATCGAGGAGTAGCAAATCCGTTTCGTGAATTGTTTCCAAACAATCAAAATAGTGCATTTGGAGCTGCATCTATGTAAAATTTTGACCACGTAGATGAATTATCACATGCTCTCCATAGTTCTCTGTACATCATGCCTTTTTTCGAACATTTCACGAAACTGCTTATGTTACAAATAGAAATATACAGCTTTTCTTCTCCCCTCCTTTTCATTTAATTATTAGACTGACAGTTCTTGATTACCTTTTTTACTTTTGTGAAGCCATGGAATCTCCTATCAAAGAATTGACTATAGATCCTTGCACCCCGAAGGGATATGCTCAAAACGTTAACTCAATTGGCTTGGCCCCTAGCTCTTTAGCCCAAAAATATTCATCTGAGTTCCATGCTACCGGCAACTTCTCAGAGTGTAAAGCTGCTGCCTTGACACTGTTACAAAGAGGCAAAGGTTGTAAATCTAGTCATATATTTGAATTGTTTTGCTGATGAATATGCCTTAACTAAGCCGGAATTCATTCCAGAGGGTTGTGTGTATCAGCACTGCAGCTTGGGAGCTACATTCATGCCTAAGATGCAAGGAAGATTTTTGGCCACTGAAAATTTCTTTCACACGTCAAAGGTTTGTATTTCCGTCTGTCTTGGCAAAAATGACTGACATTGTGAGATCTCAAGATGTTTAagacttaatttttttttttaattctcattgttctttagttcttCGGCTTGACCCCAAAGTCACTTCTTTCTGATCTGATGATGGCTGGTCAACAATTTTGTGAAGATGATTGGGTAAATATTCGAAAGAAGCACCCTTCACATGAAGAGGAAGATCTTCTAAATTATTGTTTTTCTTCGGCTTACATTGTTGCCCTTCTACATGATAGCCTTGGCATTGCCTTGGATGATAAAAGGTAATACGCTTTTGTTGTAATCTCTTCTAGTGTTTGGATTTACTTTCCTTTCCCTCCAACCCATTAGTTCGTCTGTTTGTTTCTGTCTTAGTATTGTTTGGAAAGTGTTACGTATTTCGGTATTTATTAGGAATATTTCCACATTGGTACTCCTAGGAAATCACATTTCAAATCGTTATTTGTGAACCTGATTTTAACCAAATACGAACTTTATAGCAAAACTATGCTTGCAAAATTCTGTGCAAAATTCTGTGAAAGTTGACCTTAGTATAATAAGTTAATTATAGAAAATAtgttgagaatatttcactaattatggtaaatgtGAGTTTGTACATCTATTTTTCATAATTTATTCTCAACAAAATTTCTTTAATTAGCATATTaacatgtgccctaagggcacatgttagaaaaaccctttACTTTTATACTGGTTAAAATCAGGTTCACAAATAACGATTTGAAATGCGAGAAAATTGCTCAGACCTCATGGCACTAAACGAAAACGACGCTGAGCGAAAATTCATATTTATTCTTGGGTCAGACCAGCAGAGTGGTTTATAAATGGATGACCCATTGTATAACTGTTGGAAGCTTCCTTCGACAGGATCGGATGCACAAACCAGGTGGACAATATCCCTCTTGATTGGGCATTAGGGGCTTTCATCTTACAAACAAGAGACGCTACTATTGCAGAAAATCATAGATGGCTAACGCTAGTATTTGATGATGATTCCCCTAAGCTATTCTTGCTTGTTGGTGCGGCCATTTTGTTGTTCATTGTGGGGTGTTATTTTTCACGGTGGAGGAAACCGTACTTTAAAACCATTTATGACCTTGAGAAAGGAAGGTATATAGTGACTCGAATTAGGAATTGATGCTCTTACTCTCATTTGGACTGAGTGATGGAGCCATGTGCTCGAGCGCCTAATCGATTCCTTTTACACTAAGGTTACGACCTTACAGGTTTTACTACACATCGGTTGTGTGCCCCAAGGAGGTAAATTTACTTCGTTGATAGTGAAGATTATTGATTCAACCAAGATTTGCAGAAATTTATTGCACTCCCCTTTATTTCTGCCTGTAACAATGTACATTACTAGTTCTCTGTGTATATTAGTGGAGATGAAACACCTGTTCATCAAAGTCAAAGATAAGATTTTTCATCGTGAATACTCGACATCTCTCTGACCACTACGAGACTTGATTACGAAGCTTTCTGGACTGATTTCGAGGAGCACCTTCATCAAAGACTCAGTATGCTTTCCGGCATACAGGAGCCAAATTTCTTAGTCTTGTATGTTAGGTTCCAACATTTACTGTTGCTAAGGAGGTGAAATATTGTTAAGAATCTAGAGATGGATGTGTTCATGTGTTGTGTGAATTAGATCCGAGATTCCGAGTTTGAATCGTGCCACATTTTACAGTTATGTATTGGTGCAGATTTTTCAGGTATACAGCTGCTCAGACTTGTggctatttttcttataaaaagAAAATTAATTTTACATTAATTTTATCAGGGACTTTGGTATTCTTATATTTTTGGTAGTAATTGACATTTAGTAAGTGCCTTGCCAAACATTGGATTAAACTCCCTTGCTAATTTGCGAGTCGGTACTCAGTAGGCATTAGGCAGTGCAACATTACTTGTTACTAGGAAAAGCAAATGCTTACATTAAAAAATGGGGGAAAAAAAAGAAGCAAGTGATCGCCATAGTACTCACAGATGTCgattgtcttgttcttttggAGTTAATTTAAGTTTTGTTTAGGTCAAGGAAGTTCGAGTCCATATATCAGTTATTCAATTCCTAGAATTCCAGTTCATTCAAGTCTTAGAATTCCAGTCTTAACCAAAAGAACAAGGTTTTACCTTATTTTGCCCTAAAGCTTAAATAACCAAAAGAACAAGGTTTTACCTTATTTTGCCCTAAAGCTTAAATAAGAACACAAATTGGGCTgctttcactttttattttgagAAGGTATGACTGCAAATTTGTCTTGTGTAAATATTTTTTTCCAAGTATACTATTTGGGCGAATGAAGGGGAGCCTTGGCGCACCGGTTAAGGTGTTGCTTTGTGACCAGGTGGTCACAGGTTCAAGTTATACTATTTGGGcgaataaataataaaataaaataaaagtgagtTTCTTGTAATTTTGTAAAATTCCATAACGACGTTTTGTTGATACACAATTTACACCATCAAAGGCAAATTAACCCCAAatttcaaacaacaaaacaaaatagGCCAAATTATATCACAATTCACAACAAGGTACTCTTTCCATCTGTCATTTGTTTTCTTTTATATTCATTGAGAGAGCTATCttaaccaaaggtaaacaaatgattgggacatgGGCAGTAAAAGTTCTCCGCAGGAAAACACTAGAAATTACAGCATTTATTGTGTGAGATGGGCTCACGGGCTCACACGGTAAAACagtcatttatataaaaatcacTCTTTTATTGTTAGCAATAAATGAATTTTTATAGAAAAGAGCTGTCACCGTGAAACCGTCTTATCTTGAAATTTGTGTAGAAATTACATCCAATATGATTGATGAGTGTCATTGTGTCAGTTTGCATAGCAGATTTGCAGAGCAACAATAAAAGGCGGCTGGCAAATGTAGTTCTTTACATTCAAACTAAAGTAACATAAAAACTCTCCTTTAAGACCAACCTTGAGAATCTATAAAGATAAAGACACAAACAGACACTCCCCCATATTAACAATTTGCATAAAACCACATTTTGATCTTTGGTTAACTACTAGTAGTGCAGATGATTATGGCAAAACTCACATCCCAAGATCTAACACCTTTAATTAAAGCAAAAAGGGATGTCTAATTAGTACTCAATTCAGTCTTAACTCTTAAAATAGTACCTAAATTAATAAATCCCGTTCAAAGATCTCTCCGAAAAGACCCCATCTATGCCTTCCTTCTTTAGGAGCAACCGAGGACAATTACTTAGTGTTGAGGTTATCTGTAAAATGCGGCAAAtgaattagttaagaaactttacAAATAT from Silene latifolia isolate original U9 population chromosome 2, ASM4854445v1, whole genome shotgun sequence encodes the following:
- the LOC141644149 gene encoding putative apyrase 6 → MRRPSARPPKPETENEPDPDHTKMQPISIKSLQFPKQNPNSRSKTLKPTSRSKFVPLILFFFSFSIVLYLIVTFSRQKLFANREKYSVIIDGGSTGTRAHVFKYSVDNAGLTRFDFGENGHWSIRVSPGLSGFESDPSKAGESLIEIIEFVKVRVPKEAWGETEVRLMATAGLRLVDEKQRELILEDCRIVLRVSGFKFRNEWASVITGADEGLYAWVVANYAFGTLGGDPKLTTGIIELGGASAQVTFVSSEPVPSEFSHTLEYGNSTYNLYSNSLLHFGQNVAFASMKDLLVSTGSKLSMESPIKELTIDPCTPKGYAQNVNSIGLAPSSLAQKYSSEFHATGNFSECKAAALTLLQRGKEGCVYQHCSLGATFMPKMQGRFLATENFFHTSKFFGLTPKSLLSDLMMAGQQFCEDDWVNIRKKHPSHEEEDLLNYCFSSAYIVALLHDSLGIALDDKRIGCTNQVDNIPLDWALGAFILQTRDATIAENHRWLTLVFDDDSPKLFLLVGAAILLFIVGCYFSRWRKPYFKTIYDLEKGRYIVTRIRN